The following coding sequences are from one uncultured Desulfobacter sp. window:
- the rplO gene encoding 50S ribosomal protein L15, whose protein sequence is MQLHDLAPAPGSRKNRKRVGRGPGSGMGKTSTRGHKGLKARSGGSVRPGFEGGQMPIYRRLPKRGFKNYMFKTHNAVLNVKDLERFEDGAQITEAVLREAGLVKGVVDGVKLLGDGDVTKKFILKDILVSQSAKEKIETAGGSVE, encoded by the coding sequence ATGCAGTTACATGATCTGGCTCCTGCTCCCGGCAGCAGAAAAAACAGAAAGAGAGTAGGGCGCGGTCCCGGTTCCGGTATGGGTAAGACCTCTACCCGTGGACATAAGGGTCTCAAGGCACGTTCCGGCGGGTCTGTTCGCCCCGGGTTTGAAGGTGGACAGATGCCCATCTACAGACGCCTGCCCAAACGCGGGTTTAAAAACTATATGTTCAAAACCCATAATGCAGTTCTCAATGTTAAAGACCTTGAGCGGTTTGAGGATGGTGCTCAAATTACCGAGGCTGTCCTCAGGGAAGCCGGTCTTGTCAAAGGGGTAGTGGACGGTGTTAAACTTCTTGGCGACGGTGACGTAACCAAAAAGTTTATCCTGAAAGACATTTTGGTTTCCCAAAGTGCCAAGGAAAAAATTGAAACTGCCGGTGGCAGCGTAGAATAG
- a CDS encoding DNA-directed RNA polymerase subunit alpha encodes MSSENLAYVNWREMIKPEKLDVTTTSTYGKFVCEPLERGYGITIGNSLRRIILSSIYGAAIVSVKFDDALHEYSVISDIREDVSEIILNLKELKLKVDDPDDKILTLNVTGEAEVTGADIVSPEGKVKVLNPEQHIATVNKNGKLNIVMVVKTGKGYALSSANKDDDAPIGTIPIDSAFSPIKRVKYVVGTSRIGQKTDYDKLTFEVWTDGSVTPDDAVAYGAKILKEQMNPFINFDEELEPDESDYKTDEGEKGFNENIYRSVDELELSVRSSNCLKNARIHTIYQLVQKTDSEMLKTKNFGRKSLNEIKEVLNSMDLSLGMDLEGIEPPEDVNTQEGE; translated from the coding sequence ATGTCATCTGAAAATCTTGCATATGTTAACTGGCGAGAGATGATCAAGCCGGAAAAGCTTGATGTTACCACAACTTCCACCTACGGCAAGTTTGTGTGTGAACCCCTTGAAAGGGGATACGGCATCACCATTGGTAACTCGCTTCGGCGAATTATTTTGTCATCCATTTATGGCGCCGCCATAGTCTCCGTGAAATTCGATGATGCGCTTCACGAATACAGCGTTATATCAGATATTAGAGAGGATGTTTCCGAGATCATCCTCAATCTGAAAGAATTAAAGCTCAAAGTGGACGATCCAGACGATAAAATATTGACCCTTAATGTGACCGGCGAGGCGGAGGTTACGGGTGCGGATATTGTGAGTCCGGAAGGCAAGGTTAAAGTTCTTAACCCGGAGCAGCATATTGCCACGGTAAACAAAAATGGAAAACTCAATATTGTCATGGTTGTGAAAACAGGTAAAGGGTATGCGCTGTCATCTGCAAATAAAGACGACGATGCCCCTATCGGTACCATCCCCATTGATTCAGCGTTTTCCCCCATTAAGCGAGTAAAATATGTGGTGGGCACATCTCGTATCGGTCAGAAAACCGACTATGACAAATTGACTTTCGAAGTCTGGACAGACGGTAGTGTTACACCTGACGATGCTGTTGCTTATGGTGCTAAAATCCTTAAGGAACAGATGAATCCCTTTATCAACTTTGATGAAGAACTTGAACCGGATGAATCGGATTATAAGACCGATGAAGGTGAAAAAGGATTCAATGAGAATATTTACCGCTCCGTGGACGAGCTTGAGCTCTCCGTACGCAGTTCAAACTGTCTGAAAAATGCGAGAATCCATACCATTTACCAGCTGGTCCAGAAAACCGACAGCGAAATGCTCAAGACAAAAAATTTCGGCCGAAAATCACTCAATGAAATCAAAGAAGTGCTCAATTCAATGGATTTGTCTTTGGGGATGGACCTTGAAGGAATCGAGCCGCCGGAAGATGTGAATACTCAGGAAGGAGAATAA
- the rpsM gene encoding 30S ribosomal protein S13, which translates to MARIAGVDLPRDKHAWIALTYIYGIGGSRSKQILEQTGIEPTIKADDLTEEQVNEIRKVIDAEFKVEGELRSEVSMNIKRLMDLGCYRGLRHRKGLPCHGQRTSTNARTRKGPKRAAVKKKK; encoded by the coding sequence TTGGCACGTATAGCTGGAGTTGACTTACCAAGAGATAAGCATGCGTGGATCGCTTTAACCTATATCTATGGTATCGGTGGAAGCAGATCTAAGCAGATACTTGAACAAACGGGCATTGAACCCACAATTAAGGCAGACGACCTGACCGAAGAACAGGTGAACGAAATCAGGAAGGTCATTGACGCCGAATTCAAGGTTGAAGGTGAACTACGTTCCGAAGTGTCCATGAACATTAAGCGGTTGATGGATCTGGGATGTTACAGGGGACTGCGTCATCGTAAAGGCCTGCCCTGCCACGGGCAACGGACTAGCACCAACGCCAGAACCAGAAAAGGTCCCAAACGCGCGGCAGTGAAGAAGAAAAAGTAG
- a CDS encoding response regulator yields MITLPKFRNLNLRNKLLFCCLIIFAPTILISQLLVLILNPKLGEIAAEPQVLYVLISLDILFLFLVFAGFAWLLSRFVSRPLNTFKEILDNSKKGDDGIRFDYDAEDEVGNLAQHFNDFIARMGNHDKRTNGHSENIGIDEERRNLLAQLRKAQKMEAIGILAGGIAHDFNNILSSIFGYAQLAQMGGESQDKLNTQMNQIIIGAQRASELVKQILTFSRQAENGKNPLKLHLVVKEALKLLRSSIPTTIEIVTRVETIDMVNADPTQMHQLIVNLCTNAYHAMITSGGTLTVSLETVKQIPPEHHSKAYFHKGPFLKLMVGDTGSKMNQETNENPINANDVPPSSGLGFTLVRTIVEDHQGLSYIKRIQGQGTAFFAYLPVVVQNNGTATQGTTETPKSGTETIMIVDDEPAILALMEELLTKYGYSVDSFNNGESALDAYRKGETTYDMIITDMTMPRMNGIELAEAVLSENSSMPIILCSGYNETITPPEAGAIGIQAFFEKPLDTYQLLKSMRKVFDK; encoded by the coding sequence TTGATCACATTACCCAAATTCCGCAATCTTAATCTCAGGAACAAACTGCTGTTCTGCTGTCTCATTATTTTTGCGCCCACAATTCTTATCTCACAATTACTGGTATTAATTTTAAATCCCAAACTGGGCGAAATAGCTGCTGAGCCACAAGTACTCTACGTATTAATCAGTCTGGATATTTTATTTCTCTTTCTCGTATTTGCCGGTTTTGCGTGGCTGCTGTCACGATTCGTCTCCCGGCCGCTGAATACATTCAAAGAGATTCTGGATAACAGTAAAAAAGGAGACGATGGCATTCGTTTTGACTATGATGCTGAAGATGAAGTTGGAAACCTTGCACAGCATTTTAATGATTTTATTGCCCGCATGGGAAATCATGACAAACGGACAAACGGACATAGTGAAAATATTGGCATAGACGAAGAACGTCGCAATCTTCTGGCCCAATTGCGCAAGGCACAAAAAATGGAAGCCATCGGTATCCTGGCCGGAGGGATCGCCCATGATTTCAATAATATTTTATCCAGCATTTTCGGTTATGCCCAGCTGGCACAGATGGGCGGTGAAAGCCAGGATAAACTGAACACCCAAATGAACCAGATTATTATCGGTGCCCAGCGCGCGTCTGAGCTCGTGAAACAGATTTTGACATTCAGCCGTCAGGCGGAAAATGGGAAAAATCCGTTAAAACTGCACCTTGTGGTTAAAGAAGCGCTTAAACTCCTCAGATCGTCCATACCCACCACCATTGAAATCGTCACACGGGTGGAGACCATAGACATGGTTAACGCAGACCCCACCCAGATGCATCAACTGATCGTAAATCTGTGCACCAATGCCTATCATGCCATGATCACTTCCGGCGGGACCTTGACCGTTAGCCTGGAAACCGTTAAGCAGATCCCGCCGGAACATCATAGCAAAGCGTATTTCCACAAAGGCCCTTTTTTAAAATTGATGGTTGGCGATACCGGCAGCAAAATGAATCAGGAAACCAATGAAAACCCAATCAACGCCAATGACGTCCCACCCAGTTCAGGATTAGGATTTACCCTGGTCAGGACCATTGTCGAAGATCATCAAGGCCTCTCTTACATTAAACGCATCCAAGGGCAGGGCACGGCCTTTTTTGCGTATCTGCCTGTTGTAGTCCAAAACAATGGCACTGCCACCCAGGGAACTACAGAAACGCCCAAATCAGGCACGGAAACCATCATGATCGTAGATGACGAGCCGGCCATCCTGGCTTTAATGGAAGAACTGCTTACCAAATACGGTTATTCGGTTGACTCGTTTAATAATGGGGAAAGCGCCCTGGATGCATACCGAAAAGGCGAAACAACCTATGATATGATAATTACCGACATGACCATGCCCCGTATGAACGGCATTGAATTGGCAGAGGCCGTATTATCTGAGAACAGCAGTATGCCCATCATTTTATGCTCGGGCTATAATGAAACCATCACCCCGCCCGAAGCCGGCGCAATCGGGATCCAGGCTTTTTTTGAAAAGCCTTTGGATACATATCAACTGCTGAAGAGCATGAGAAAGGTATTTGATAAATAA
- a CDS encoding zf-HC2 domain-containing protein has protein sequence MTCQKFSEELISKFVDNELDEKEHNAFIRHKAQCPDCRAVEARFRQAGTIFETQADVMAEKLLKDASEIFIKTGERDHTPGIKGIIQRKFPGTPTVFGMLSIAVAAVIMTLTFWLHGRLPTGGVVPSPSAVVNSVDAYGSSVMILETAETHHTIIWFSET, from the coding sequence ATGACCTGCCAAAAATTCTCCGAAGAATTAATCTCAAAATTTGTGGATAATGAGCTTGATGAAAAAGAGCACAATGCATTTATCCGCCATAAAGCCCAATGCCCCGATTGCCGTGCAGTAGAAGCCCGATTCAGACAGGCAGGCACTATATTTGAGACCCAGGCGGACGTCATGGCCGAAAAGTTATTGAAAGATGCATCTGAAATATTTATAAAAACAGGAGAGCGGGACCACACCCCCGGTATCAAAGGGATAATACAGCGCAAATTTCCAGGCACACCGACGGTTTTCGGTATGTTAAGTATTGCTGTGGCAGCTGTTATCATGACCCTGACCTTTTGGCTGCACGGTAGACTGCCAACCGGTGGAGTTGTGCCGTCCCCCTCGGCAGTGGTAAATTCTGTGGATGCTTACGGTTCGTCGGTTATGATTCTGGAAACCGCAGAAACCCACCATACGATTATCTGGTTTTCTGAAACCTGA
- the rpsK gene encoding 30S ribosomal protein S11, with protein sequence MAKKSKKVVAKKRVKKNISTGIVHIQSTFNNTIVTIADENGNTISWSSAGMQGFKGSRKSTPFAAKLVAEDAGAKAMEHGMKNVGVYVKGPGPGRESALRALHALGFNISMIKDVTPVPHNGCRPPKRRRV encoded by the coding sequence ATGGCGAAAAAGTCTAAAAAGGTCGTTGCCAAAAAGCGGGTTAAAAAAAATATATCAACCGGCATAGTGCATATTCAGTCTACCTTTAATAATACCATTGTCACCATTGCCGATGAAAACGGTAACACCATTTCCTGGTCATCTGCCGGAATGCAGGGTTTCAAGGGATCCAGAAAATCTACACCTTTTGCCGCCAAACTGGTTGCTGAGGATGCGGGCGCTAAAGCGATGGAGCATGGTATGAAAAACGTTGGGGTGTATGTTAAAGGCCCCGGCCCCGGTAGGGAATCTGCCCTGCGGGCGCTTCATGCACTTGGGTTTAATATTTCCATGATTAAGGATGTAACCCCGGTACCGCACAATGGTTGCCGCCCCCCCAAAAGAAGACGTGTGTAG
- the rpmD gene encoding 50S ribosomal protein L30, whose protein sequence is MADKIKITQIRSAIGRPAKHGRIIRSLGIKRMHHTVEHDNTPVIMGQVKKVSHLVKVEEV, encoded by the coding sequence ATGGCTGATAAAATTAAGATTACGCAGATAAGAAGCGCCATCGGTCGTCCTGCAAAGCATGGACGGATTATTCGCTCCCTGGGCATTAAACGGATGCACCACACTGTGGAGCACGATAATACCCCTGTGATCATGGGGCAGGTGAAAAAGGTGTCACACCTGGTGAAAGTAGAGGAGGTATAG
- the cobA gene encoding uroporphyrinogen-III C-methyltransferase: MTQSRGKVYLIGAGPGDPGLITVKAKECIQTADVVVYDYLASPFLLDYAGKDAEIIYVGKKGGDHTLTQDKINLLLVDKAKEGKNVARLKGGDPFVFGRGGEEAQELLSYGIQYEVIPGVTSAISAPAYAGIPVTHRDHTSFVSFITGHERPDKKESRMQWDIFAKSDATLVFLMGVKNLSNIVTKLMENGKPSDTPVALVRWGTTTRQQTVTGTLSTIVEEVKKAGLKSPAIIVVGHVVSLRDELAWFDKKPLFGKKIVITRARAQASGLVAELNSLGAQCIEIPTIKIAPPEDSKPLEAAIDNLEKYDWLVLTSVNGVKYFFDTLFAKGKDARALGHLKFACIGPVTKERLADHGIISDILPETYQAESVVEAFSDLDMTGKKVLLPRAKKARTILPEQLTLMGALVDEVTAYETRLADEGKEMLIDMLEAGDIDAVTFTSSSTVTNFLTLLEGQNASALLEKVVLASIGPITSDTIRAQGLAPDIEADAFTIDGLIEALLKHYENALPGVIES; the protein is encoded by the coding sequence ATGCGGAAATTATCTATGTGGGTAAAAAAGGCGGGGACCATACCCTGACCCAGGACAAAATCAATCTGCTGCTGGTGGACAAGGCCAAGGAAGGCAAAAACGTGGCCCGTCTTAAGGGCGGAGATCCTTTTGTTTTCGGTCGCGGCGGGGAAGAGGCCCAGGAGTTGTTGTCCTACGGCATTCAATATGAGGTGATTCCCGGAGTCACATCTGCCATATCTGCCCCGGCCTATGCCGGAATCCCGGTGACCCACAGGGATCATACGTCATTTGTCTCTTTCATTACCGGTCACGAGCGGCCCGACAAAAAAGAGTCCCGGATGCAGTGGGATATATTTGCAAAATCCGATGCCACCCTAGTCTTTTTGATGGGGGTCAAAAATCTGTCCAATATCGTTACAAAACTGATGGAGAACGGCAAACCGTCGGACACGCCTGTGGCCCTGGTGCGCTGGGGGACGACCACCCGCCAGCAGACCGTCACCGGAACCCTATCCACCATTGTCGAGGAAGTCAAAAAGGCTGGACTCAAATCCCCGGCCATCATTGTTGTGGGGCATGTGGTCTCTTTACGGGATGAACTGGCCTGGTTTGACAAAAAGCCGTTGTTCGGCAAAAAAATCGTGATCACCCGGGCCCGGGCCCAGGCATCCGGCCTTGTGGCCGAGCTTAACAGCCTGGGTGCCCAGTGCATTGAGATCCCCACCATTAAAATCGCGCCGCCTGAGGATAGTAAACCGTTGGAAGCGGCCATAGACAACCTGGAAAAATATGACTGGCTGGTGCTGACCTCGGTGAACGGTGTGAAATACTTCTTTGACACCCTCTTTGCAAAAGGCAAAGACGCCCGGGCCCTGGGTCACCTGAAATTTGCCTGCATCGGCCCTGTGACCAAAGAACGCCTGGCGGACCATGGTATTATTTCCGATATCCTGCCCGAAACATATCAGGCGGAATCGGTTGTGGAGGCCTTTTCAGACCTTGATATGACGGGCAAAAAAGTATTGCTGCCCCGGGCCAAAAAGGCACGTACCATCCTGCCGGAACAGCTGACCCTTATGGGTGCCTTGGTGGACGAGGTAACCGCATACGAAACCCGACTGGCCGACGAGGGCAAAGAGATGCTCATTGATATGCTCGAGGCTGGGGATATTGATGCCGTGACCTTTACCTCATCATCCACTGTAACGAATTTTTTGACGTTGCTTGAAGGTCAAAATGCCTCTGCCCTGCTTGAAAAGGTGGTCCTTGCCAGCATCGGGCCGATCACCTCGGATACCATCCGGGCCCAGGGGCTTGCACCGGATATTGAGGCAGACGCGTTTACCATTGACGGCCTGATCGAGGCCTTGCTCAAACATTATGAAAACGCCCTACCCGGTGTTATAGAAAGTTAG
- the infA gene encoding translation initiation factor IF-1: MAKEEPIKVDGKVLETLPNAMFKVELENKHVLLAHISGKMRMHFIKILPGDRVTVEISPYDLSRGRITYRYK, from the coding sequence ATGGCCAAAGAAGAGCCCATTAAAGTAGACGGTAAGGTGCTTGAAACACTTCCCAATGCCATGTTCAAGGTTGAACTGGAGAATAAGCACGTTTTGCTGGCACACATTTCCGGGAAAATGAGAATGCATTTTATAAAGATACTTCCCGGCGACAGGGTGACTGTGGAAATTTCTCCCTATGACCTCAGCCGCGGCAGAATTACCTATCGGTATAAATAA
- the rpmJ gene encoding 50S ribosomal protein L36, whose amino-acid sequence MKVRASVKKICRDCKVIKRRGVIRVICVNKRHKQRQG is encoded by the coding sequence ATGAAAGTCAGAGCATCCGTAAAAAAAATCTGTAGAGACTGCAAAGTTATTAAAAGACGCGGTGTCATCAGAGTCATTTGTGTCAACAAGCGCCATAAACAGCGTCAGGGATAG
- the rpsD gene encoding 30S ribosomal protein S4: MARYRGSVCRQCRRENMKLFLKGDRCFSDKCSFDRRGFPPGEHGQKRVKQSDYGMQLREKQKVKRIYGVSEKQFRNTFKRADRQKGITGINLLTLLETRLDNTVFRLGFVNSRNQGRHFVRHNHFTVNGKKVNIPSYQVKKGDVIELCEKSRTIQAIIDSLDAIVRRGIPQWLEINKDSFKGEIKGLPAREDISLPIQEQLIVELYSK; the protein is encoded by the coding sequence TTGGCTAGATATAGAGGTTCTGTCTGCAGACAGTGCAGACGTGAAAATATGAAGCTTTTTTTAAAAGGTGATCGTTGTTTTTCTGATAAATGCAGTTTTGACAGAAGAGGGTTCCCCCCTGGTGAACACGGTCAGAAAAGAGTTAAACAATCAGATTACGGCATGCAGCTTCGGGAAAAACAAAAAGTTAAACGTATTTACGGTGTTTCTGAAAAACAGTTTCGAAATACGTTTAAACGGGCTGACCGTCAAAAAGGCATTACCGGTATTAATTTGTTGACATTACTTGAGACTCGGTTAGATAATACCGTATTCAGACTTGGATTCGTAAACTCCAGAAATCAGGGTCGCCATTTTGTTCGTCATAATCACTTTACTGTAAACGGGAAAAAGGTTAATATCCCTTCCTATCAGGTTAAAAAAGGCGATGTCATCGAACTTTGCGAAAAAAGCAGAACCATCCAGGCCATTATCGATTCCCTGGACGCCATTGTACGGCGTGGTATTCCCCAGTGGCTTGAAATCAATAAAGACAGTTTTAAAGGTGAAATAAAAGGCCTTCCTGCACGGGAAGACATTTCACTGCCGATCCAGGAACAGTTGATCGTCGAGCTCTATTCTAAATAG
- the moaA gene encoding GTP 3',8-cyclase MoaA, which translates to MIAGTRNINYLRISVTDRCNFRCRYCVPAAPFKVIEHERIARYEEILKVVRIGCEMGITKVRITGGEPFVRKGILSFLHRLCDIPQLKDISITTNGSRLNRDKIQELVDMGIQRLNFSLDTLKPEKFVHITRRDRFQRVWDSIMAAHDLGMSPIKINTVALKGFNDDEIQAIAGLTKTYPFHVRFIEYMPMGNTDVGSEGQILTSDLKKIIEAAHGPLTVVQKGINDGPARLYKLPDASGILGFITPVSSHFCSECNRLRLTSRGTLRPCLLSNKETDILTPLRNGADDEQLKQIMVTALKGKPLHHNLDARTARDVPLNHMTSIGG; encoded by the coding sequence ATGATCGCAGGTACCAGAAACATCAATTATTTGAGAATCTCCGTCACGGACCGGTGTAATTTCAGATGCAGGTATTGTGTACCTGCGGCACCGTTCAAAGTTATTGAACATGAACGGATTGCCCGGTATGAGGAAATATTAAAGGTTGTCCGCATCGGCTGTGAGATGGGGATCACCAAAGTCAGAATTACCGGTGGAGAGCCTTTTGTCAGAAAGGGTATTCTCTCCTTTCTCCACCGGTTGTGTGATATTCCCCAATTAAAAGACATCTCCATTACCACCAACGGTTCACGCCTGAACCGGGATAAGATACAAGAACTGGTTGATATGGGTATCCAAAGGCTTAATTTCAGTCTCGATACCCTAAAGCCGGAAAAGTTTGTCCATATTACCCGGCGGGATCGATTCCAAAGGGTTTGGGACAGTATCATGGCCGCCCATGATCTGGGCATGTCACCCATAAAAATCAATACCGTGGCGTTAAAAGGATTTAACGATGATGAAATCCAGGCCATTGCCGGCCTGACCAAAACGTATCCCTTTCATGTCCGGTTCATTGAATACATGCCCATGGGAAATACGGATGTGGGTTCAGAGGGCCAGATTTTGACCAGTGATCTAAAAAAAATTATCGAAGCAGCCCATGGACCGTTGACGGTTGTCCAGAAGGGGATAAACGACGGTCCGGCAAGGCTATATAAACTGCCCGACGCATCAGGAATTTTAGGATTCATCACACCGGTCAGCTCCCATTTCTGCAGTGAATGCAACAGGCTGCGTCTGACCTCCCGGGGAACCCTTCGTCCCTGCCTGCTGAGCAACAAAGAAACCGATATTCTCACCCCGCTGCGTAACGGTGCCGATGATGAGCAACTTAAACAAATTATGGTCACGGCCTTAAAAGGCAAGCCGTTACACCATAATTTGGATGCAAGAACAGCCCGGGATGTGCCCTTAAATCATATGACATCCATCGGCGGCTGA
- a CDS encoding sigma-70 family RNA polymerase sigma factor, translated as MTLPRDSNQPKKGPAADSSPEQRPVHPVDEKDLIHRLKQGQQWSRTVLVDLYQERLLKLAWGITLDREESMEIVQDVFFTAIKKIDTFRGESGLWTWLRKMTINACLNWKRKWKRRFRWHHTPLDTQIMIAAQNNEGQENTPESLLQEKQNKTAVADAVARLPEDVRTAFVLCAFEGLSYQEIAQILKIKKGTVSSRVFRARQIISRTMERD; from the coding sequence ATGACGTTACCCCGGGATTCCAACCAGCCTAAAAAAGGACCTGCCGCCGACAGTTCTCCGGAACAAAGGCCTGTACACCCTGTGGATGAAAAAGACCTGATCCACAGGCTGAAACAAGGCCAGCAATGGAGCCGCACTGTCCTGGTGGATTTGTACCAGGAACGTCTTTTAAAGCTTGCCTGGGGCATTACCCTGGATCGGGAAGAGAGTATGGAAATTGTTCAGGATGTTTTTTTTACCGCCATAAAAAAAATTGACACCTTCAGGGGAGAATCCGGGCTCTGGACCTGGTTAAGAAAAATGACGATCAATGCATGCCTTAACTGGAAACGCAAATGGAAACGGCGTTTTCGATGGCACCACACTCCATTGGATACACAGATCATGATTGCAGCCCAGAACAACGAGGGCCAGGAAAACACACCGGAAAGCCTGCTGCAGGAAAAACAAAACAAAACGGCCGTGGCAGATGCCGTGGCCCGCCTGCCCGAAGATGTAAGAACCGCTTTTGTTTTATGCGCCTTTGAAGGCCTGTCTTACCAGGAAATTGCCCAGATCCTGAAAATAAAAAAGGGAACCGTCAGTTCCCGGGTATTCAGGGCAAGACAGATCATCAGTCGCACCATGGAAAGGGATTAG
- the secY gene encoding preprotein translocase subunit SecY yields MIQNSYQNMLKLPELKRKILITLALLFVYRVGVHVPTPGIDGAALESFFASASGTLFSMFNMFSGGALQRLSIFALGIMPYISASIILELMTVVVPYLEQLKKEGDAGRKKKTQLTRYGTVVLSAIQGFGIAVGLESMTSPAGIPIVPYPGWGFRLITIITLTAGTAFIMWLGEQITERGIGNGISLIIFAGIVANMPSAGIKMGRLLSTGEMGLFSTIILVVLMVAVVAAIIFMELAQRRIPVHYAKRVVGRKMYGGQTSHLPLKINTSGVIPPIFASSIIMFPTTVAQFINLPVMQTIAGLFSPGTIWYYLLYVGFIVFFCFFYTAVQFNPEDVAENMKKNGGYIPGIRPGKRTAEYIDKVLTRITVGGAAYVSVVCVLPTVLMNKFNVPFYFGGTALLIVVGVAIDTISQIESHLITSNYDGFLGRSGNKRIKSRS; encoded by the coding sequence ATGATCCAGAACAGCTACCAGAATATGCTCAAACTGCCGGAGTTAAAACGTAAGATATTGATTACGCTTGCCTTGCTTTTTGTCTACAGGGTCGGGGTGCATGTCCCGACACCTGGTATTGACGGGGCGGCATTGGAGTCATTTTTTGCATCGGCTTCGGGCACTTTATTCTCAATGTTCAACATGTTCTCTGGCGGAGCACTGCAGCGGCTTTCAATTTTTGCCCTGGGTATTATGCCTTATATTAGTGCCTCCATTATTCTGGAACTGATGACCGTGGTCGTTCCTTATCTTGAACAGCTTAAGAAAGAAGGGGATGCCGGTCGTAAAAAGAAAACCCAGTTAACCCGTTATGGTACGGTTGTTTTAAGTGCCATACAGGGTTTTGGGATTGCTGTGGGTCTTGAATCCATGACATCTCCCGCCGGTATTCCCATTGTACCGTATCCCGGGTGGGGATTCAGACTGATCACCATTATCACCCTGACAGCGGGAACTGCATTTATCATGTGGCTTGGTGAGCAAATCACTGAACGGGGCATCGGCAACGGCATCTCTTTAATCATTTTCGCCGGTATCGTGGCCAATATGCCGTCAGCCGGCATAAAAATGGGACGCTTGTTGAGTACCGGTGAAATGGGGCTGTTTTCAACCATCATTTTGGTGGTGTTGATGGTTGCAGTGGTTGCTGCCATTATCTTCATGGAATTGGCCCAACGCAGAATCCCCGTTCATTATGCCAAACGTGTTGTCGGTAGAAAAATGTATGGCGGACAGACCTCGCATCTTCCGCTCAAAATAAACACATCCGGCGTTATTCCGCCTATATTTGCATCTTCCATCATCATGTTTCCCACCACAGTAGCCCAGTTTATCAATCTGCCTGTTATGCAGACGATTGCCGGGCTGTTTAGTCCGGGAACGATTTGGTATTACCTGTTGTATGTTGGTTTTATCGTCTTTTTCTGCTTTTTTTATACTGCAGTCCAGTTTAATCCTGAAGATGTGGCCGAAAATATGAAAAAGAACGGCGGGTACATCCCGGGCATTCGACCGGGAAAACGAACGGCTGAATATATCGATAAGGTGCTCACAAGGATTACTGTGGGCGGAGCCGCTTATGTCTCAGTGGTCTGTGTGCTGCCCACCGTGTTGATGAATAAGTTTAATGTTCCTTTCTATTTCGGCGGGACAGCGCTGTTGATTGTTGTTGGTGTTGCTATTGATACCATTTCCCAGATAGAGTCCCACTTGATTACCAGCAATTATGATGGTTTTCTGGGACGTTCGGGCAATAAACGGATTAAAAGCCGGTCCTGA
- the rplQ gene encoding 50S ribosomal protein L17, translating to MKHRKSVLKLNRTSAHRKAMFRNMVTSLFKHSSIKTTEAKAKGLRKIADKMITLAKRGDLHARRQALAVIREKDVVHALFEEVAEKFNSRQGGYTRITKLGPRKGDVAPMVQIELITD from the coding sequence ATGAAGCATAGAAAATCCGTATTAAAGCTGAACAGAACCTCTGCCCATAGAAAGGCGATGTTTAGGAACATGGTAACTTCTCTGTTCAAACACAGCAGCATCAAGACCACTGAAGCCAAGGCCAAGGGTCTTCGTAAAATTGCCGATAAAATGATTACGCTGGCCAAACGCGGCGATCTTCATGCCAGGCGTCAGGCGTTGGCGGTAATACGTGAAAAAGATGTTGTGCATGCCCTTTTTGAAGAGGTTGCAGAGAAGTTTAACTCAAGGCAGGGTGGATATACTCGAATTACCAAATTAGGACCACGTAAAGGCGATGTTGCCCCGATGGTTCAGATCGAGTTAATCACCGACTAA